A window of the Burkholderia sp. 9120 genome harbors these coding sequences:
- a CDS encoding phosphocholine cytidylyltransferase family protein — MRAIILAAGLGLRLQQPPQAQFPKCLLQFDGMSLLERHLQMLETAGVTDVVLALGFQPESVQGELERINWPHKVETVLNTRFDLGSVLTVHTVADALTRGGDVLLMDADVLYDERILNALVAGETVNRLLIDRDFEAGDEPVKLCLKDGVPVELRKQLAVNLDYDTIGESVGFFRFRQETAQRFAEIVAGYVESGRANLPHEEAVRDLLLERTQVFDTADVTGAPWIEIDFPNDVARASTEILPQLQPLVSASR; from the coding sequence ATGCGTGCCATCATTCTCGCAGCGGGCCTCGGCCTGCGTCTCCAGCAACCGCCGCAAGCTCAGTTCCCGAAGTGTCTGTTGCAGTTCGACGGCATGAGCCTGCTCGAGCGGCATCTGCAAATGCTCGAAACCGCCGGCGTGACGGACGTCGTCCTGGCGCTCGGCTTCCAGCCGGAGTCGGTGCAGGGAGAACTGGAGCGCATCAACTGGCCGCACAAGGTGGAAACCGTGCTGAACACGCGTTTCGATCTGGGCAGCGTGCTGACGGTGCACACGGTGGCCGATGCGTTGACGCGCGGCGGCGACGTGCTGCTGATGGACGCCGACGTGCTGTACGACGAGCGCATCCTGAACGCGCTGGTCGCGGGCGAGACGGTCAACCGTCTGTTGATCGACCGTGATTTCGAAGCCGGCGACGAACCCGTCAAGCTGTGTCTGAAAGACGGCGTGCCGGTCGAACTGCGCAAGCAGCTGGCCGTGAATCTCGACTACGACACGATCGGCGAATCGGTCGGCTTCTTCCGCTTCCGCCAGGAAACCGCGCAGCGTTTCGCGGAGATCGTGGCCGGCTATGTCGAAAGCGGTCGTGCCAACCTGCCGCACGAAGAAGCCGTGCGCGATCTGCTGCTGGAACGCACTCAGGTGTTCGACACCGCGGACGTCACCGGCGCACCCTGGATCGAGATCGACTTCCCGAACGACGTTGCGCGCGCAAGCACCGAGATTCTGCCGCAACTGCAACCGCTGGTTAGCGCGTCGCGCTAA
- a CDS encoding flippase-like domain-containing protein, with amino-acid sequence MSRAALILLSIGTALFVGLLAWQGFGSIASTLLAAGWGLALVALFHVVPLVLDAGAISVLFRRRHDGVHHDLSLRDALFGRWVGESVNSLLPAGQIGGPVVMVRQLSQRGMRMRDAAAAITVSTTAQALAQIIFALGGLLLFGAYAAHGALHDLQTATLIATGVLGAMIVGFYYAQRRGLFGRLLGVVSKVFGKRDWSSLMTRAEAVDAAVQAMYRERGRVAASFALSLAGWIVGTVEVWLALRFLGHPVDWVDALLLESLGQAIRGAAFMIPGSLGVQEGGYLLLAPLVGLPPDAALALSLAKRAREILLGLPGLLVLHFSERSWQRRRATGRVPVVD; translated from the coding sequence GTGAGTCGCGCGGCTCTGATTCTGCTGTCGATCGGGACGGCGCTGTTTGTCGGCTTGCTCGCGTGGCAGGGTTTCGGTTCGATTGCGTCGACGCTGCTCGCCGCTGGCTGGGGGCTCGCGCTCGTCGCGCTGTTCCACGTCGTGCCGCTCGTGCTCGACGCCGGCGCGATCTCCGTGCTGTTCCGTCGTCGTCACGACGGCGTGCATCACGATCTGTCGCTGCGCGACGCGCTGTTCGGGCGCTGGGTCGGCGAGTCGGTGAATAGTCTGCTGCCGGCCGGCCAGATCGGCGGTCCGGTCGTCATGGTCCGGCAACTGTCGCAACGCGGCATGCGTATGCGCGACGCGGCCGCCGCGATCACCGTCAGCACCACGGCGCAAGCGCTTGCGCAAATCATCTTCGCGCTGGGCGGCCTGCTGCTGTTCGGCGCATACGCTGCGCACGGCGCGTTGCACGATCTGCAAACCGCCACACTGATCGCCACCGGCGTGCTGGGCGCGATGATCGTCGGTTTCTACTATGCGCAGCGGCGCGGCCTGTTCGGCCGCCTGCTCGGCGTGGTGTCGAAAGTGTTCGGCAAGCGTGACTGGTCTTCGCTAATGACCCGCGCCGAAGCCGTCGACGCCGCCGTGCAAGCCATGTACCGCGAGCGCGGCCGGGTGGCGGCAAGCTTCGCGTTGAGTCTGGCGGGCTGGATCGTCGGCACGGTCGAAGTATGGCTCGCGTTGCGCTTTCTCGGTCATCCGGTCGACTGGGTCGACGCGTTGCTGCTGGAGAGCCTGGGCCAGGCGATCCGCGGCGCAGCGTTTATGATTCCGGGTTCGCTCGGCGTGCAGGAAGGCGGATATCTGCTGCTCGCGCCGCTGGTCGGTTTGCCACCGGACGCGGCGCTGGCGTTGTCGCTGGCCAAGCGCGCGCGCGAAATCCTGTTAGGCTTGCCGGGCTTGCTGGTTTTGCACTTCAGCGAACGAAGCTGGCAACGGCGGCGCGCCACGGGGCGCGTGCCGGTTGTCGATTAA
- a CDS encoding 2OG-Fe(II) oxygenase: MSTQANDGVIAPVSADRSPVSAAPSAAAPNADRAVSGRTRTFDNPRLRKDFADQGAFLYLEDFLAPEVTAQLAHSARSLLDEVNRNYLPGHKQGGSVSRHTIDRLAPFIAELYRSKELLGWLEQLSGDKLQLSPADDPHAYALYYYTRPGDHIGWHYDTSYYDGRRYTLLLGVIDESSCRLDYELHTRNPDVPDQPGSVQIPPGGLVFFDGDKLRHRITPASANEIRVSLTFEYVTDPNMRPWRRFISNMKDAIAYFGFRQVFRQMTARGKDRS, from the coding sequence ATGAGTACGCAAGCCAACGACGGCGTGATCGCCCCCGTTTCAGCCGACCGCTCGCCAGTTTCGGCGGCGCCTTCGGCGGCCGCGCCGAACGCGGACCGCGCGGTGTCAGGCCGCACGCGTACGTTCGACAACCCGCGTCTGCGTAAGGATTTCGCGGATCAGGGCGCGTTCCTCTATCTGGAAGATTTTCTCGCGCCGGAAGTCACCGCGCAGCTCGCCCACAGCGCGCGCTCACTGCTCGACGAAGTCAATCGCAACTACCTGCCGGGTCACAAGCAGGGCGGCAGCGTCAGCCGTCATACGATCGACCGCCTCGCGCCGTTCATCGCCGAGCTGTACCGCTCGAAGGAACTGCTCGGCTGGCTCGAGCAACTGAGCGGCGACAAACTGCAACTTTCGCCCGCCGACGACCCGCACGCGTACGCGTTGTACTACTACACGCGGCCGGGCGACCACATCGGCTGGCACTACGATACTTCGTACTATGACGGCCGCCGCTACACGCTGTTGCTCGGCGTGATCGACGAATCGTCGTGCCGGCTCGACTACGAGTTGCACACGCGCAATCCGGACGTGCCGGATCAACCCGGCTCGGTGCAGATTCCGCCGGGTGGCCTCGTGTTTTTCGACGGCGACAAGCTGCGCCATCGCATTACGCCGGCCAGCGCGAATGAAATCCGCGTGTCGCTGACGTTCGAATACGTGACCGACCCGAACATGCGGCCGTGGCGCCGCTTCATCTCGAACATGAAAGACGCGATCGCGTACTTCGGTTTCCGCCAGGTGTTCCGTCAGATGACCGCGCGCGGCAAGGATCGGTCGTGA
- a CDS encoding CDP-alcohol phosphatidyltransferase family protein, translating to MNSRPQTPINVPPPRTWDARLARRLVTPLVNTWVTPNHLTTLRLLIGLAGALCLAHGGFAWANGGAFLIVLSNFVDHTDGELARIGGKSSRIGHFYDLACDAAVTVMLFIGMGMGVGAAHIGGLKVEPGWLGALAGVAVALIFFLRMRIEEMAGKAGTKQASVGGFETEDVLYLLPIVTLTSVVMPFVVVASIGAPLFAAWVVIDYWRVARRAAAAVAPAVAASAAEPRQMWASE from the coding sequence ATGAATTCGCGACCCCAAACTCCAATTAACGTTCCGCCGCCCAGAACATGGGACGCGCGGCTCGCCCGCCGACTCGTGACTCCGCTTGTGAACACCTGGGTCACGCCGAACCACCTCACTACGCTGCGCCTGCTGATCGGGCTGGCGGGCGCGCTGTGCCTCGCGCACGGCGGTTTCGCGTGGGCCAATGGCGGCGCTTTCCTGATCGTGCTGTCGAATTTCGTCGACCATACGGACGGCGAGCTCGCGCGCATCGGCGGGAAGTCCAGCCGAATCGGTCATTTTTACGACCTCGCTTGCGACGCGGCCGTCACCGTCATGCTGTTCATCGGCATGGGAATGGGTGTGGGCGCCGCGCACATCGGCGGTCTGAAGGTTGAGCCGGGCTGGCTCGGCGCGCTGGCCGGCGTGGCCGTCGCGCTGATTTTCTTCCTGCGCATGCGCATCGAGGAAATGGCGGGCAAGGCGGGCACCAAGCAGGCCTCGGTCGGCGGTTTCGAAACCGAAGACGTGCTGTACCTGCTACCTATTGTCACGCTGACGAGCGTCGTCATGCCGTTCGTCGTGGTGGCGTCGATTGGCGCGCCGCTGTTCGCCGCGTGGGTGGTGATCGACTACTGGCGCGTGGCGCGCCGCGCCGCTGCCGCCGTCGCACCGGCCGTGGCCGCCAGCGCTGCCGAACCCCGTCAGATGTGGGCCAGCGAATGA